The following coding sequences lie in one Populus trichocarpa isolate Nisqually-1 chromosome 14, P.trichocarpa_v4.1, whole genome shotgun sequence genomic window:
- the LOC7468521 gene encoding nucleobase-ascorbate transporter 1, giving the protein MADIISHPPMDQLQDLEYCIDSNPPWAETIILAFQNYIVMLGTSVMIPSVLVPAMGGTDGDKARVIQTLLFVAGINTLLQALFGTRLPAVVGGSYAYVVPIAYIIRDTSLQRITDGHERFIQTMRAIQGALIVASSIQIILGYSQVWGLFSRFFSPLGMAPVVGLVGLGLFQRGFPALGNCVEIGIPMLLLVIGLSQYLKHVRLSRNFPIFERFPVLICIAFVWIYAIILTASGAYREKRLITQNSCRTDRANLISTAPWFKFPYPLQWGPPTFSAGHSFAMMSAVLVSMVESTGAYKAASRLAIATPPPAYVLSRGIGWQGIGILLDGLFGTGTGSTVSVENVGLLGLTRVGSRRVVQISAGFMIFFSILGKFGAVFASIPFPIFAALYCVLFGLVASVGLSFLQFTNMNSMRNLIITGLSLFLGISIPQFFNEYWNPTHNGLVHTHAGWFNAFLNAIFSSPATVGLIVAVLLDNTIEVERSKKDRGMQWWVKFRTFRGDNRNEEFYTLPFNLNRFFPPT; this is encoded by the exons CTGAAACCATCATATTAGCATTTCAAAACTACATTGTAATGCTGGGAACAAGCGTAATGATCCCTTCTGTACTCGTTCCGGCAATGGGCGGCACTGAT GGTGACAAAGCTCGGGTAATACAGACTCTGCTCTTTGTAGCTGGCATTAACACACTTCTTCAAGCACTTTTCGGTACGAGGTTACCGGCGGTAGTGGGAGGGTCATATGCTTATGTGGTTCCTATTGCTTATATTATAAGAGACACCTCTTTGCAACGTATTACAGATGGTCATGAA AGATTTATTCAAACGATGCGAGCCATCCAAGGAGCTTTAATTGTAGCCTCTAGCATACAAATCATCCTGGGTTATAGCCAAGTTTGGGGTTTGTTTTCAAG GTTTTTCAGTCCTCTTGGCATGGCACCTGTGGTTGGATTGGTTGGTTTAGGATTGTTTCAAAGAGGATTTCCTGCT TTGGGTAATTGTGTGGAAATTGGGATCCCAATGCTGTTGTTAGTTATTGGATTGTCACAA TATCTGAAGCACGTAAGACTATCAAGAAACTTCCCAATATTTGAACGATTTCCAGTGTTGATTTGCATTGCATTTGTCTGGATATATGCTATCATTTTAACTGCCAGTGGAGCTTACCGGGAGAAGCGATTAATAACTCAAAATAGTTGCCGTACAGACAGGGCAAATCTTATATCTACTGCCCCATG GTTCAAGTTCCCATACCCTCTGCAGTGGGGCCCGCCAACATTTTCAGCAGGTCACTCATTTGCCATGATGTCCGCAGTTCTTGTGTCTATGGTCGAG TCAACAGGTGCATACAAGGCAGCATCTCGTTTGGCTATTGCTACTCCACCTCCTGCATATGTATTGAGTAGAGGAATTGGCTGGCAA GGCATTGGCATATTGCTTGACGGCCTGTTTGGAACAGGCACTGGCTCCACTGTTTCTGT AGAAAATGTGGGACTCCTTGGACTAACTCGAGTTGGAAGTCGCAGAGTTGTTCAAATATCTGCTGGCTTCATGATATTCTTCTCTATCTTAG GGAAATTCGGAGCTGTGTTTGCATCCATACCCTTCCCAATATTTGCAGCGTTGTACTGCGTTCTCTTTGGCCTTGTTG CTTCAGTGGGACTGTCATTTCTTCAGTTCACAAACATGAATTCCATGCGAAACCTCATTATTACTGGGCTGTCACTCTTCCTTGGGATTTCTATCCCCCAGTTCTTCAATGAATATTGGAATCCCACACACAACGGCCTCGTCCATACTCATGCTGGATGG TTTAATGCTTTTTTGAATGCCATATTCTCATCTCCAGCGACAGTGGGGTTGATTGTGGCGGTGCTTCTCGACAACACAATAGAGGTGGAGAGGTCAAAGAAAGACAGAGGAATGCAATGGTGGGTAAAGTTCAGAACATTCAGGGGAGATAACAGAAATGAGGAGTTCTACACTCTGCCATTCAATCTCAACAGGTTCTTTCCACCTACTTAA
- the LOC7468522 gene encoding AUGMIN subunit 2 isoform X2, with amino-acid sequence MSMGNDTTWVGKKPIRRIGGMSDALSIAADLGFSVASPPSQLEKLSTTSGEKGDDLIRVLRELTAVQRKIADLQVELQGRKDDKNVAHLTHVSEMEKKIDTLSRITTILKDVIHNKDRIIARLQQPYSLDCIPVEAEYQKQFSELLMKAAGDYGALTASAADFQWSQNFKESPSVWGEMLRPIPVALASCTRFFEAMSAMRESFATLQNLRVGHLGKDSSERVFGDSHCVTPPWRNDSSFDDLAMKTVRRQELERQEACDGSGDGGGVHQVDDTSHRRLSWPPSVKHNGI; translated from the exons atgtCCATGGGCAACGATACAACCTGGGTTGGTAAAAAGCCCATCAGACGCATCGGTGGCATGTCCGATGCCCTCTCCATCGCTGCCGATCTCGGATTTTCTGTTGCCTCTCCCCCTTCTCAG CTTGAGAAGTTATCCACCACAAGTGGCGAAAAGGGTGATGACTTAATTAGAGTTTTAAGGGAACTAACTGCAGTCCAAAGAAAAATAGCTGATCTACAAGTAGAACTTCAGGGTCGCAAG GATGACAAAAATGTGGCGCATTTGACGCATGTCAGTGAAATGGAAAAGAAGATTGACACATTATCAAGGATTACTACCATACTGAAGGATGTCATTCATAATAAG GATCGCATTATAGCTCGTCTTCAACAACCATATTCACTGGATTGCATACCAGTAGAAGCAGAATACCAG AAACAATTTTCAGAATTGCTGATGAAGGCCGCTGGTGATTATGGTGCTTTGACAGCTTCAGCTGCAGATTTCCAATGGAGCCAGAACTTTAAGGAGTCTCCTTCAGTGTGGGGG GAAATGTTACGTCCTATTCCTGTTGCTTTAGCATCCTGCACTCGATTCTTTGAAGCCATGTCTGCCATGAGAGAATCATTTGCTACCCTTCAAAATTTGAGAGTTGGCCATTTAGGTAAAGATTCTTCAGAGAGAGTATTTGGGGATTCACACTGTGTGACTCCTCCCTGGAGAAATGACTCAAGCTTTGATGACTTGGCAATGAAAACTGTGAGGAGACAAGAACTTGAGCGGCAAGAAGCATGTGATGGAAGTGGTGATGGAGGTGGCGTTCATCAAGTCGATGACACAAGCCATAGGAGATTATCTTGGCCTCCATCTGTTAAACACAATGGTatataa
- the LOC7468522 gene encoding AUGMIN subunit 2 isoform X1, which translates to MSMGNDTTWVGKKPIRRIGGMSDALSIAADLGFSVASPPSQEQLEKLSTTSGEKGDDLIRVLRELTAVQRKIADLQVELQGRKDDKNVAHLTHVSEMEKKIDTLSRITTILKDVIHNKDRIIARLQQPYSLDCIPVEAEYQKQFSELLMKAAGDYGALTASAADFQWSQNFKESPSVWGEMLRPIPVALASCTRFFEAMSAMRESFATLQNLRVGHLGKDSSERVFGDSHCVTPPWRNDSSFDDLAMKTVRRQELERQEACDGSGDGGGVHQVDDTSHRRLSWPPSVKHNGI; encoded by the exons atgtCCATGGGCAACGATACAACCTGGGTTGGTAAAAAGCCCATCAGACGCATCGGTGGCATGTCCGATGCCCTCTCCATCGCTGCCGATCTCGGATTTTCTGTTGCCTCTCCCCCTTCTCAG GAACAGCTTGAGAAGTTATCCACCACAAGTGGCGAAAAGGGTGATGACTTAATTAGAGTTTTAAGGGAACTAACTGCAGTCCAAAGAAAAATAGCTGATCTACAAGTAGAACTTCAGGGTCGCAAG GATGACAAAAATGTGGCGCATTTGACGCATGTCAGTGAAATGGAAAAGAAGATTGACACATTATCAAGGATTACTACCATACTGAAGGATGTCATTCATAATAAG GATCGCATTATAGCTCGTCTTCAACAACCATATTCACTGGATTGCATACCAGTAGAAGCAGAATACCAG AAACAATTTTCAGAATTGCTGATGAAGGCCGCTGGTGATTATGGTGCTTTGACAGCTTCAGCTGCAGATTTCCAATGGAGCCAGAACTTTAAGGAGTCTCCTTCAGTGTGGGGG GAAATGTTACGTCCTATTCCTGTTGCTTTAGCATCCTGCACTCGATTCTTTGAAGCCATGTCTGCCATGAGAGAATCATTTGCTACCCTTCAAAATTTGAGAGTTGGCCATTTAGGTAAAGATTCTTCAGAGAGAGTATTTGGGGATTCACACTGTGTGACTCCTCCCTGGAGAAATGACTCAAGCTTTGATGACTTGGCAATGAAAACTGTGAGGAGACAAGAACTTGAGCGGCAAGAAGCATGTGATGGAAGTGGTGATGGAGGTGGCGTTCATCAAGTCGATGACACAAGCCATAGGAGATTATCTTGGCCTCCATCTGTTAAACACAATGGTatataa
- the LOC7468523 gene encoding uncharacterized protein LOC7468523 — protein sequence MGKADSSKCVFPLTSLQIGDLQSYLSDLSLFIAFESRKLYILVDNRPWLRNLGSHPAHLWQLMVTKSRLSPFANTKAKSGRKEEKGASSQCNPSKSKKFERWFSLIEVATLSRKKGLPPVNKLRNSLLLSSELHRTLYGFIVFEVAWKDVRGINYLNELQTDTSLAIEAKIMRRWEFDSVAQAASCLSSWFSGSLSELLKLKDFLDSATGDTFYDAEENFSMTSPIDDDDLWMEDNSSYCLGGSFDVCPGTLDDIASEPHTPPPTGPYKRRRVMKSIGTGVEVDCYTEETPCGHEDFIDSSETDASVCENAIEAKQYRDVLILFRFNDHDLPFKLRQVVMSDLRLLTLLEAGLPSWVIFLQSYPGFCHLYRPWMCPLARALYVLISIITVLIGFYDLYKNVPVLKATASSLCGPLFDWIETWEMVSRIKYLGTMLFLHNFEKAVTWFLMVTRTTRSFFSVFTQPLVEPLAEILGFLLPAWNMFIEVAESSYSFVWIVIESSCSVLGDLIEIFAWPIWFLWSIATSIIYPIFWTVWEILYAPIRLVLALAGFVAFTCGWISEMIGDLWQSVSGIFQLASVSKATVSTYEVSVWRSLWNDLFSQVFRAVRSILNGFVAFFTACNRHRLSIYNHIQDLIERLLGQAPRSQPSDYRNSRVTPETRSLVSEGSRKIHIR from the exons ATGGGGAAAGCTGATTCTTCTAAATGCGTTTTTCCTTTGACAAGTCTCCAGATTGG AGACTTGCAGTCTTATCTCTCAGATCTTAGCCTTTTCATTGCGTTTGAAAGTcgcaaattatatattttggtgGACAATCGGCCATGGCTGAGAAACCTAGGTTCACACCCAGCTCACTTGTGGCAATTGATGGTTACCAAG TCCAGGTTATCTCCTTTTGCAAACACTAAGGCAAAGAGcgggagaaaagaagaaaagggggcTTCTTCTCAGTGTAATCCTAGTAAATCAAAGAAATTTGAGAGATGGTTCTCATTGATTGAAGTGGCAACTTTGTCCCGGAAGAAGGGTTTGCCACCTGTGAATAAATTAAGGAACTCTTTGCTCTTAAGCAGTGAATTGCACAGGACGCTTTATGGTTTTATTGTCTTTGAAGTTGCATGGAAAGATGTGCGGGGTATTAACTACTTAAACGAGCTTCAG ACTGACACATCTCTGGCTATCGAAGCTAAGATTATGCGAAGATGGGAATTTGACAGTGTAGCCCAAGCTGCAAGTTGTTTATCTTCATGGTTCTCAGGAAGTCTCTCTGAGCTGctaaaattgaaagattttCTGGATTCTGCTACAG GAGATACCTTTTATGACGCCGAAGAAAATTTCTCAATGACATCCcctattgatgatgatgatctgtGGATGGAAGATAATTCTTCATACTGCCTTGGTGGCAGTTTTGATGTATGTCCTGGAACCCTGGATGATATAGCAAGTGAGCCACACACTCCACCACCCACTGGGCCTTATAAGAGAAGAAGAGTGATGAAGTCCATTGGAACTGGGGTTGAAGTTGATTGTTATACTGAGGAAACACCATGTGGACATGAAGACTTCATAGACAGCTCAGAGACTGATGCCAGTGTTTGTGAAAATGCTATTGAAGCTAAGCAATACAGggatgttttgattttgtttaggTTCAATGATCATGACCTGCCATTTAAACTAAGGCAAGTGGTAATGTCTGACCTGCGGTTACTAACTTTATTGGAAGCTGGGCTTCCATCTTGGGTTATCTTTCTTCAGTCATATCCAGGGTTTTGCCATCTTTATCGTCCTTGGATGTGCCCTCTTGCAAGAGCTTTGTATGTGTTAATCTCAATTATCACTGTTCTCATTGGATTTTATGACTTGTACAAAAATGTCCCTGTTCTGAAGGCAACTGCATCTAGTTTGTGTGGTCCGCTTTTTGACTGGATAGAGACTTGGGAGATGGTTTCAAGGATCAAGTACCTGGGAACAATGCTATTTCTACATAACTTTGAGAAAGCTGTTACTTGGTTTCTGATGGTCACACGCACCACCAGATCCTTCTTTTCAGTTTTCACGCAGCCACTGGTTGAACCGCTTGCTGAGATCTTAGGCTTTCTTCTTCCAGCGTGGAATATGTTCATTGAAGTAGCAGAGAGCTCGTATTCCTTTGTTTGGATTGTGATTGAATCATCTTGCAGTGTATTAGGAGACCTAATTGAGATTTTTGCATGGCCTATATGGTTTCTCTGGAGCATTG CAACTTCCATCATATATCCCATATTCTGGACTGTTTGGGAAATACTTTATGCTCCAATTCGCTTGGTCCTTGCACTAGCTGGTTTTGTGGCTTTCACTTGTGGGTGGATATCAGAAATGATTGGGGATCTTTGGCAATCTGTAAGTGGAATATTCCAGCTTGCTTCAGTTTCTAAGGCAACAGTGAGTACATATGAAGTTTCAGTGTGGCGTTCGCTTTGGAATGACCTTTTTTCTCAG GTTTTTCGTGCTGTTAGGAGTATATTAAATGGTTTTGTTGCCTTCTTCACAGCCTGCAACAGGCATCGCCTAAG CATTTATAATCACATACAGGATTTGATCGAGAGATTACTTGGCCAGGCACCAAGGTCACAACCATCGGATTATAGGAACAGTAGGGTGACACCCGAGACTCGAAGTCTGGTG TCTGAAGGGAGTAGGAAAATTCACATCAGATGA
- the LOC7468524 gene encoding small ubiquitin-related modifier 1, with protein sequence MSGVTGQPQEEDKKPNDQSAHINLKVKGQDGNEVFFRIKRSTQLKKLMNAYCDRQSVEFNSIAFLFDGRRLRGEQTPDELDMEDGDEIDAMLHQTGGAMKTSN encoded by the exons atgtCTGGGGTGACAGGTCAGCCGCAAGAGGAAGATAAGAAGCCCAACGATCAGTCTGCTCACATCAACCTAAAAGTGAAAGGCCAG GATGGAAATGAAGTATTTTTCAGGATCAAAAGAAGCACACAATTGAAGAAGCTGATGAATGCCTATTGTGATCGCCAGTCTGTTGAGTTCAACTCAATTGCCTTCTTGTTTGATGGTCGTCGTCTCCGTGGAGAGCAAACTCCTGATGAG CTGGACATGGAAGATGGGGATGAGATCGATGCTATGCTGCACCAAACTGGTGGTGCTATGAAAACAAGTAATTAA